A stretch of Geomonas oryzisoli DNA encodes these proteins:
- a CDS encoding 4Fe-4S dicluster domain-containing protein: MQKLIRVEPSKCIGCKNCEMSCSFKHRGEFAPSKSRIVNEVFMDEAQFITVTCMQCNDPWCLKACPKGAIDKDVASGIVTVDEMKCVGCRTCVSACPFGMIKYLDETGKADKCNLCGNDFPECVAFCPTHCLMYSEEDLPLREKVLRFARTMKDGQGEV; the protein is encoded by the coding sequence ATGCAGAAGTTGATTCGCGTCGAGCCGTCCAAGTGCATCGGGTGCAAGAACTGCGAGATGTCCTGTTCCTTCAAGCATCGAGGCGAGTTCGCCCCGAGCAAGTCCCGCATCGTGAACGAGGTGTTCATGGACGAGGCCCAGTTCATCACCGTCACCTGCATGCAGTGCAACGATCCGTGGTGTCTGAAGGCCTGCCCGAAGGGGGCCATCGACAAGGACGTCGCCTCGGGCATCGTCACCGTCGACGAGATGAAGTGCGTCGGCTGCCGTACCTGTGTCAGCGCCTGCCCGTTCGGGATGATCAAGTATCTCGACGAGACCGGCAAGGCTGACAAGTGCAACCTGTGCGGTAACGATTTCCCGGAGTGCGTCGCATTCTGCCCGACCCACTGCCTGATGTATTCGGAGGAGGACCTTCCCTTGCGGGAGAAGGTGTTGCGATTCGCCAGAACCATGAAAGACGGACAGGGGGAGGTGTGA